A single window of Narcine bancroftii isolate sNarBan1 chromosome 1, sNarBan1.hap1, whole genome shotgun sequence DNA harbors:
- the LOC138753042 gene encoding guanine nucleotide-binding protein G(T) subunit gamma-T1-like, translating into MEDLTDKDRLKMEIEQLKKELPLERMLVSKCAEELKDYIESQSAEDPLVKGIPEDKNPFKEKGGCVIT; encoded by the exons ATGGAAGACTTAACCGACAAAGACCGTTTGAAAATGGAGATAGAACAACTTAAGAAAGAATTACCTCTAGAGAGGATGCTG GTATCCAAGTGTGCAGAAGAATTGAAGGATTACATTGAATCACAGTCTGCAGAAGACCCTTTGGTCAAGGGAATTCCTGAGGACAAGAACCCCTTCAAGGAGAAGGGAGGCTGTGTGATCACATAA